GCCGAGCAGAATAGGAGAGTCTACAATGAAATCGTAATCAGGTGCAAAATAATATCCGTTGCCGTTTTTAGTGAGAGCTGTTCCTACTTCCCATCCCGCAGGATAATCCAATTTAATTTCAATCGGGTATTTCTGCATGCCGTGGAAATATCCGAAGACGGTCTGGCCGTTAATTAGGGCATGATCTTCTTCGAGGGAGCTTCCGCACATCGGGTAAACAGGATTCTTGTCCATCGGCGTGTCCCATGTTTCAGCGATCGAATATTCTATTTTGCTTACCTTCCCGGGATTTGATAATTCCCACTGATTAACGGAGAGCTGCTTAACAGGAACTTCCGATCCGTCCGCATCGAATGCATTAAAATTTTTTACATATCTGCCGATATCCATTATCTGATATGTACCAGGTGCAGTGGCCGCAAACTGATAAATTTTATTCTTCTCGGATAACTTTTCGGGTATGAGCGTCACTTTGAATAAATCGTCGCTTCTGTCATTCAGATTTATTTGAAATTTATGCTGAGAAGAAAGAGAAATATTTAAAAGGAATGAAAAGAGAATTACCGCAAGTATTAGTTCAAGCTTGTTTTTCATCGCTAAACTCATTTTTTGTTAACAATTTGACGGCTTGAAGGAAGAAAATGTGCCGGACCTGCGAGAGAACAGGAACAAAAAAAAGCCGGAGAATCAGACGCATACCCGGCTTTTTCCAAACACCAGAATACTTATTTAACTTTTTCGAAAAATAATTCTGTGAAAATAAAATCGGGTGAATTAGGGACTTCAATTGTAAAATCCTTTATTTCACCGTTGAAATTCATATCGAACTTAATCCATCCCCGGGTAAGGAATTCATCCTGCCAGTCGATATAAAACTGATCGAACTGATAATGTTTTAATTCGCCGCGGAACTCCGGTGAAGGGATAAACTGCATGAACAATTTCCCGTCATTCAGAGTCACTTCAGCCCTGCCGTACATTTTGTCTTCGTATATGCCGCAGTATTTTTCGAGAGCGAGTGACGGCTTAGAATCTTTAACTCTTATCTCTTCTCTTCGTTTATTTTCTCTTTCATATGCGTCAGTCCTTCTCTTCCACCCCTCCATAGAGGTTTTGTTATAATCTTTCGGTTCAACTCCGAGCATTACATCGACAATATAATTTTTAATTGCGCTTACCATTCCTGTTTCCAGATTGCTCAGAATTACCATTCCGAGTTTTTCTTCAGGTATAATCGTTACGTCAGAGATCATTCCGGGCATACCTCCGCCGTGATTCAAAACTCTCTTGCCGTTACTGTAAGCACTGAACCAGCCAAGTCCGTAATTGTTATTTCCCAGGAACATATGATTAGCCCACATTTCAAACGACTGCCGTTCGCTGAAAATCCTTTTATCGCCGTTCTTGCCTTTATTCAACTGTAATCTTATCCACTGAGCCATATCGTGAACGCTGGAATTAATCGCTCCGGCCGGCGCTACTGTCTCAATCGAATAATAATCGTTGTATGCAATAACATTCCCGTCTTTTATCCTGTGGGGCCAGGCGTTATTTCCTTTTTCTTTCAATTCCTTTATTGATGTAACGCTGCGGTTCATTCCGAGAGGATTGAAAAAATTGTATTTCACATAATCATGCCAGTTGGTATCCGAAACAGCCTCAATAACTTCGCCGGCAACGCTGTACATTATATTCTGATAACCGTAGCGCGATCTGAAACTTGATGTGGGTTTAAGAAATTGAGCCCTTTTAATAACCTCTTCTTTGCTGTATGTCGATCCGAGCCATAGTATGTCGCCGCTAAATGTAGCCAAACCGCTTCTGTGTGTTACAAGATCGCGGATTGTCATTTCTTTTGTAACCCACGGGTCATACATCTGAAAATAGGGAAGATGTTTAATTACAGGATCATCCCATTTTAATTTGCCCTGATCTGCGAGCCGCGCGATTGAAGCAGTTGTAAATGCTTTGGAACAGGATGCAATCATAAAATTTGTATTCTGATCAACCGGTTCGTTCGATCTTATATCTTTTACACCGTATCCTTTCGCAAAAATCACAGAGTCGTTTTTTACAATTGCAACCGCGAATCCGGGCATTTTCCAATCCTTCATTGCCTGTGAAATGTAGGAATCGATTTTATCAATCCTTGGCTCCTGCGCTTTAAGGCTGGGGGATAGGATGAATAGAATGAAAAAGAAGATAGAGTACTTGATTTTTGATGACATAGAACGCTCCGAAATAATATTTAAAAAATGAATACCGGTCCTTCGAGAAGGAGTTCGAACAATCCCGCCCGGAAATGCTTTGCAAAAAATAGCGTCTTATTCTATTCCGGGCAATTCAGATTTTGATTCAGCAAAAAAATTCGGAAACCGCTTTGTTACACAATGACCAATCATCTCTGCAATTTCTTCGAAGTGAAGCAGATTAGTATTGATAATTGCATGATAGAGATGCGGGTCTTCGATGTTTTTATGAAAATATTTCCACAGATAGTTCTTCCTTGCCTCATCCTCCTTCTTAATAAAATCGGCAGCGGCTTTACGCTCCACATCGTAAATCTCAATTGCTGTTTCAATCCTGAAATTGATTGGAGCGACAAGACGGATATGTAATGCACGCTTCATGTGGGAAAGAATAACATTGGCTCCGCGTCCGACAATTATAACGTTTCCGTATTCTGCAAGCCTTATAATAGTTTGCGATGTTTTATGAAGCAGTAACAATTTTGACGGAGAGATCCCGAGCATCTCCCCGAACCATGAATCGATCTTCGCCGGCTTTTCTTCCAATAGATGTTTACGGAAATGATCAGGAAGGTTATGATCCTCCATTACTTTTTCGATGAAGTCTCTGTCGAAATATGTCCAGTCGTTATAATCGTCTACCGCATGGCTGTTTAAGTATTCAACAAGTTTCTCGCAGACTTTTGCGGCTCCGGTTCCGGTTTCTCTTGAAATTGTAATTACCGGGCCGGGATTTAATCTTCTCCTGTGACGTCGGGCTTCTTCGGATGCTTCATAGTGTTTTTCGATATAGATTCGGGCTTTTTCGTAGGAACCGAGGACTTTCATAATTCACCTCCACATTTTGGTTTTTGGATGGAGGAGAGGAAAATTTCTATTAGAAAATAATGAAAGAAATATTGAGGCGCTTGTTTTTATTGGAAGGAGGGGATCCTTTGTTAAGGGCCCCCGGTGAATTTATCGTTTAATCTGTACACCTAGCCATTTTTCCAGTGTGGAATAGATCATTTCTTTTTCTTCACCATCAAAACTTCCGATGTTTGTACCGTGAGCGCCCCCTTTTTTAACCATCTTAACCGAATTATTTTCCCCCAGCAATTGTATCGACGTCGCACTCCAGGTATCATTTCCGCCGTATATATATAGAATGTTGTTTGCATGCTTCTGCAGCCATGTATTTACATTCTGCAACGCACTGCAGTCAAAATTAATCTCTGCGCCTTCGGGCACAAGCATTTTATTCGAGCCGTCTTTTATTTCGGTGAGAAGGTCTTTGAAAGGTGAAAGGTCATAACCGTAATAACCGACCTGATTATACGCCTGCACGTAAAATGGTCCGAAGTCGCTCATTGCCTGTTCGGTAAAGAAGTAGAGAGGATTGGACTGTTTCATATGATTATAGAGTTCTTCGGCGCCGGCATCCGGCCCCGGAATATCTTCGCATTTCGTTTGTCCCCACTGCCAGAAAGCAAAAGAGTATTCAAGTGTCATATACTCCAGGACGAAATCATAATCCCAGGCAAATCGGATCTGATTTTGTTCGGCATCTTTCATCAGCAGCGTTCTTACTTCGTCGCGTTTGGATAAAAATGCCCGCTGAAAATTTTTAATTTTCTCTCTGCATTCCGCGGTGCCAACGGAATTTAAAAAGATATAAATCCTCG
This Melioribacteraceae bacterium DNA region includes the following protein-coding sequences:
- a CDS encoding serine hydrolase, encoding MSSKIKYSIFFFILFILSPSLKAQEPRIDKIDSYISQAMKDWKMPGFAVAIVKNDSVIFAKGYGVKDIRSNEPVDQNTNFMIASCSKAFTTASIARLADQGKLKWDDPVIKHLPYFQMYDPWVTKEMTIRDLVTHRSGLATFSGDILWLGSTYSKEEVIKRAQFLKPTSSFRSRYGYQNIMYSVAGEVIEAVSDTNWHDYVKYNFFNPLGMNRSVTSIKELKEKGNNAWPHRIKDGNVIAYNDYYSIETVAPAGAINSSVHDMAQWIRLQLNKGKNGDKRIFSERQSFEMWANHMFLGNNNYGLGWFSAYSNGKRVLNHGGGMPGMISDVTIIPEEKLGMVILSNLETGMVSAIKNYIVDVMLGVEPKDYNKTSMEGWKRRTDAYERENKRREEIRVKDSKPSLALEKYCGIYEDKMYGRAEVTLNDGKLFMQFIPSPEFRGELKHYQFDQFYIDWQDEFLTRGWIKFDMNFNGEIKDFTIEVPNSPDFIFTELFFEKVK
- a CDS encoding cytidylate kinase-like family protein; translated protein: MKVLGSYEKARIYIEKHYEASEEARRHRRRLNPGPVITISRETGTGAAKVCEKLVEYLNSHAVDDYNDWTYFDRDFIEKVMEDHNLPDHFRKHLLEEKPAKIDSWFGEMLGISPSKLLLLHKTSQTIIRLAEYGNVIIVGRGANVILSHMKRALHIRLVAPINFRIETAIEIYDVERKAAADFIKKEDEARKNYLWKYFHKNIEDPHLYHAIINTNLLHFEEIAEMIGHCVTKRFPNFFAESKSELPGIE
- a CDS encoding S28 family serine protease, which produces MKRFLNLFILLFVIHSLTYSQTESELLKHLKSLKELSEITAVRVDTTYKEGYEILITQPLDHKNPAGKTFTQRLFISHSDFSKPMVIVTEGYSANRNYKSEPARLLDANQIIVEHRYFGKSVPGKIDWQYLNIEQAANDHHKIVQLFKKLYKGKWINTGVSKGGQTTLYHRYFFPEDVDASIPYVAPVNLAQEDPRIYIFLNSVGTAECREKIKNFQRAFLSKRDEVRTLLMKDAEQNQIRFAWDYDFVLEYMTLEYSFAFWQWGQTKCEDIPGPDAGAEELYNHMKQSNPLYFFTEQAMSDFGPFYVQAYNQVGYYGYDLSPFKDLLTEIKDGSNKMLVPEGAEINFDCSALQNVNTWLQKHANNILYIYGGNDTWSATSIQLLGENNSVKMVKKGGAHGTNIGSFDGEEKEMIYSTLEKWLGVQIKR